One window of the Devosia sp. 2618 genome contains the following:
- a CDS encoding Sapep family Mn(2+)-dependent dipeptidase, producing the protein MSELSPSETDLLVRVDAWLAQHRDEYIADILDWVAIPSVSDASLAQPGAPFGPEVDRALTRAVERAQELGFKTETHDGYAVSILWGEGAEDIGLASHLDVVPAGDNWEFPPYEPFERDGYILGRGASDNKGPAVGDLYLLRMFRDLGLNFAHRLRVIYGGAEETGMADLEYYAKHAPVPKLSIVTDGPFPVNYAQKGNLNATLLLPAGPVLSKLSAGIARNAVPSDATIALPNHTHAELVARIAELPEALGAVISAQEIDGAVTLSAKGHAGHSAFPEGTSNAIPLLAQALIEAKLVEGQDLQAAKALAQILATPYGDGAGTAREDAASGKLTQNGGIVRPHADGITLLLDIRYPISVTHTELVDALNHAAQPFGGSVIEIEHAAPVYIAKDDPLVVLLQDTFDTVTGSTTEPFAMGGGTHARVLPNAITFGPGFGRVPGVTTPGEKPRRPPFIREGHGSPHGPDEVVSIDNLFASLRIYVIALVRLDALLANG; encoded by the coding sequence ATGAGTGAACTTTCTCCATCCGAAACAGACCTGCTTGTTCGCGTTGATGCGTGGCTCGCCCAGCACCGTGACGAATACATTGCCGACATTCTCGATTGGGTCGCGATCCCCAGCGTGTCTGACGCCAGCCTCGCACAGCCGGGCGCGCCATTCGGTCCAGAGGTCGACCGTGCTCTGACGCGCGCCGTCGAACGCGCACAGGAACTCGGCTTCAAGACCGAGACCCATGATGGCTATGCGGTATCGATCCTGTGGGGTGAAGGCGCCGAGGACATCGGGCTGGCATCCCATCTCGACGTGGTCCCCGCCGGCGATAACTGGGAGTTCCCGCCCTACGAGCCCTTCGAGCGCGACGGCTACATCCTCGGGCGCGGCGCGTCCGACAATAAGGGGCCAGCCGTCGGCGATCTCTATCTGCTGCGCATGTTCCGCGATCTTGGCCTCAATTTCGCGCACCGGCTGCGGGTGATCTATGGCGGCGCCGAAGAAACCGGCATGGCCGATCTGGAATATTACGCAAAGCACGCGCCGGTGCCCAAGCTTTCGATTGTGACCGACGGCCCCTTTCCGGTGAACTATGCCCAAAAGGGCAACCTCAACGCGACGCTGCTGCTTCCCGCGGGCCCCGTGCTATCCAAACTCAGTGCCGGCATCGCCCGCAACGCCGTGCCGTCTGACGCCACTATCGCGCTGCCCAATCACACACATGCTGAGCTTGTGGCGCGTATTGCTGAACTTCCCGAAGCGCTCGGCGCAGTGATTTCGGCGCAGGAGATCGATGGCGCAGTGACGCTTTCGGCCAAGGGCCATGCCGGGCACTCGGCATTCCCCGAGGGGACGTCCAACGCCATCCCGTTGTTGGCGCAGGCATTGATCGAGGCCAAGCTCGTCGAAGGGCAGGATCTGCAGGCGGCAAAGGCGCTGGCGCAAATCCTGGCAACGCCCTATGGCGACGGCGCTGGCACCGCGCGGGAAGACGCGGCCTCGGGCAAACTCACCCAGAATGGCGGCATTGTCCGCCCACACGCCGACGGCATCACTCTATTGCTCGACATTCGCTACCCGATTTCGGTGACACACACTGAGCTGGTCGACGCGCTCAATCACGCAGCGCAGCCCTTTGGCGGCAGCGTGATCGAGATTGAACACGCTGCCCCCGTCTATATCGCCAAGGACGATCCTCTGGTCGTGCTGCTGCAGGACACGTTCGACACAGTGACCGGTTCGACCACCGAGCCCTTTGCCATGGGCGGCGGTACCCATGCGCGCGTCCTGCCCAATGCCATCACCTTTGGTCCTGGATTTGGCCGCGTACCGGGGGTAACCACACCCGGCGAAAAGCCCAGGCGTCCGCCATTTATCCGCGAAGGCCATGGGTCGCCGCATGGTCCCGACGAGGTCGTTTCGATCGACAACCTGTTCGCCAGCCTGCGCATCTATGTCATTGCGCTGGTGCGCCTCGACGCGTTGCTGGCAAATGGCTGA
- a CDS encoding ABC transporter permease: MSAEILSLEPAATPAKRPRLVSDPYFIAGSTILLLIIALTAAAPLITSISPNEIDLLNLEAAPSAAHWLGTDELGRDVLSRLLYGGRISVLVGIAAVVVQVLIGVTLGAVAGYFGGKTDILIMRLTEAVMCFPFYAIAITLAAIFGASIWNVIIIIGVLNWTGLARLIRAEFLSLREREFVLAARAMGVGSLTIIVRHLLANAYGPLLVYATLAVANGILAEAALSFLGLGVRQPDPSWGNLLSAAQSMRVLSYCWWLWVPPGIAIILMVLAINLIGEALSKSFNPQSSATLRDMQSKPNQTTKANAS; this comes from the coding sequence ATGAGCGCGGAAATCCTCTCTCTCGAGCCCGCTGCGACGCCCGCAAAGCGCCCGCGTCTGGTCTCTGATCCATACTTCATCGCGGGCAGCACCATCCTGCTGCTCATCATCGCGCTGACCGCCGCTGCGCCTTTGATCACGTCAATCTCGCCAAACGAAATCGACCTGCTCAACCTTGAGGCTGCTCCGAGCGCCGCCCATTGGCTGGGCACCGACGAGCTTGGCCGCGATGTATTGTCGAGACTGCTCTATGGCGGCCGCATTTCGGTGCTGGTTGGTATTGCAGCCGTCGTCGTGCAGGTGCTGATCGGCGTAACGCTCGGCGCGGTCGCCGGCTATTTCGGCGGCAAGACCGACATCCTGATCATGCGGCTGACCGAAGCGGTGATGTGCTTCCCGTTTTACGCCATCGCCATCACCCTTGCGGCGATTTTTGGCGCCAGCATCTGGAACGTCATCATCATCATCGGCGTGTTGAACTGGACGGGTTTGGCGCGCCTGATCCGGGCCGAGTTCCTGTCGCTGCGGGAGCGCGAGTTCGTGCTTGCGGCACGCGCTATGGGCGTCGGATCACTGACCATTATCGTGCGGCATCTGCTGGCCAACGCCTATGGCCCGCTGCTGGTCTACGCCACGCTGGCGGTAGCCAACGGCATTCTCGCCGAAGCGGCCCTGAGCTTTTTGGGGCTGGGCGTGCGCCAGCCTGATCCGAGCTGGGGCAACCTGCTGTCCGCCGCGCAGAGCATGCGTGTGCTGTCCTATTGCTGGTGGCTCTGGGTACCACCGGGCATCGCCATCATCCTGATGGTGCTCGCGATCAATCTGATCGGCGAAGCGCTGTCAAAATCCTTCAATCCACAATCTTCGGCCACGCTGCGCGACATGCAGTCAAAGCCCAATCAAACGACAAAGGCCAATGCGTCATGA
- a CDS encoding ABC transporter permease — MLRYIFRRTLIALPVLLAISVVVFALLNLQPGDPYVSMIDPQTSPEQKAELLARLGYSDPIWLKYVKWLGRALTGDLGYSLQYGAKVSDIIASRLGNTALLAGSALFLTLVVAVPVGLYTGLRRNSRADLAISMLSFVVVSIPTFFLGMVLIKVFAADLRWLPTSGVVTVGAKRVGLDHVIDVARHLVLPAVVLAASNIAIMNRYLRSSVSELLGQDFIRTLFAKGLSRRQIINPHLLRNAAKPLVTIISLEIPALLSGALLTETVFSWPGIGRLNYEAVINRDYALLMGIILFLAVITLFANLIADIVYAIVDPRVRVSK; from the coding sequence ATGCTCCGTTACATCTTCCGCCGGACGCTGATCGCGCTTCCAGTCCTATTGGCGATCTCGGTGGTTGTCTTCGCGCTGCTCAACCTGCAGCCCGGCGACCCCTATGTCAGCATGATCGACCCGCAGACCTCGCCGGAGCAGAAGGCCGAACTGCTGGCCCGTCTCGGCTACTCCGATCCAATCTGGCTGAAATACGTGAAATGGCTTGGCCGCGCGCTGACGGGCGATCTCGGCTATTCGCTGCAATATGGCGCCAAGGTCAGCGACATCATCGCCAGCCGATTGGGCAATACGGCATTGCTTGCCGGCAGCGCGCTGTTCCTGACGCTGGTGGTTGCCGTGCCTGTTGGCCTCTATACCGGACTGCGCCGCAACAGCCGGGCCGATCTTGCCATCTCCATGCTGTCCTTTGTCGTGGTGTCGATCCCGACCTTTTTTCTGGGCATGGTGCTGATCAAGGTGTTCGCGGCGGACCTGCGTTGGCTGCCGACCTCGGGCGTCGTCACCGTTGGTGCGAAACGGGTGGGGCTTGATCACGTCATCGACGTGGCGCGCCACCTGGTGCTGCCCGCCGTCGTGCTGGCGGCGTCCAATATTGCGATCATGAACCGTTATCTGCGTTCGAGCGTCAGCGAATTGCTGGGGCAGGATTTTATCCGAACCCTTTTCGCCAAGGGGTTGTCGCGTCGGCAAATCATCAATCCACATCTGCTGCGCAACGCCGCCAAGCCGCTCGTCACCATCATCAGTCTGGAGATTCCGGCGCTACTATCGGGCGCCTTGCTGACCGAGACGGTGTTCAGTTGGCCGGGCATCGGGCGGTTGAACTACGAGGCCGTCATCAACCGCGACTACGCGCTGCTGATGGGAATTATCCTGTTTCTCGCGGTGATCACGCTGTTCGCCAATCTGATCGCCGACATCGTCTATGCCATCGTCGATCCACGCGTGCGGGTGAGCAAATGA
- a CDS encoding ABC transporter substrate-binding protein, translated as MRSKFIRTLAITVALLGGVAAAPAIAQENSVLRYAIWSNPNGTFHPSLYFTDYDRAIIFNVYSRLVTLDEKQGYVPSLAKSYEYSADGKSLTLKLRDGVKWHDGVPFTAADVVFTYTSIASGDYPLDTPAFAAQLEGFEAYNSGAAETISGITSPDDLTVTFTFKAPYAAALAHFADRPVLAKHVWEGTPIAQWAEATDLLRNPIGTGPYKFSEFVSDQYVSLVRNDEYFGGAPKIETLIFKVTNAQTAQTELLNGELDIAELSSWNQADLRTYEDNGAKIIEQTGVGGQYLTLDNTDSRLADPRVRQALIHAINRQGIVDSVLYGHGIVFNSNAHPDSPYYPADLDAYPYDPAKAKELLAAAGWADTDGDGVLDKDGEKFTFTINFPVGNKTRELSAPIIQQNLQAVGIDAELISADFNSTLAILQNAETPFDGVLMGGTFRPGQYGSDLWWERLEHDPKYVELAAAVNSTVDDGELRVAVGAWLREVNNEAVRVWLYIPNKGYALSPRVTNYTSIPYETFAGIENWTVAE; from the coding sequence ATGAGAAGCAAATTTATCCGCACGCTCGCCATAACGGTGGCGCTGTTGGGTGGGGTCGCGGCTGCGCCTGCCATTGCGCAGGAAAACAGCGTTCTGCGCTACGCGATCTGGAGCAATCCGAACGGCACGTTCCATCCGTCGCTGTATTTTACCGACTATGACCGCGCGATTATCTTCAACGTCTATAGCCGCTTGGTGACGCTGGATGAAAAGCAGGGCTATGTCCCCTCGCTGGCCAAGTCGTATGAATATTCCGCTGACGGAAAGTCGCTGACGCTGAAGCTGCGTGATGGCGTCAAATGGCACGATGGCGTGCCATTCACCGCAGCAGACGTCGTCTTTACCTACACGTCCATCGCCAGCGGCGACTATCCGCTCGACACGCCGGCATTCGCAGCGCAGCTCGAGGGCTTTGAGGCCTACAATAGCGGTGCGGCAGAGACGATCAGCGGCATTACATCGCCGGACGATCTGACCGTCACCTTCACCTTCAAGGCACCTTATGCGGCGGCTTTGGCGCACTTTGCCGATCGGCCGGTGCTGGCCAAGCATGTGTGGGAAGGTACGCCGATTGCGCAATGGGCCGAAGCGACCGACCTGCTTCGCAATCCAATCGGCACCGGGCCATACAAGTTCTCCGAATTTGTGTCGGACCAGTATGTGTCGCTCGTGCGCAATGACGAGTATTTTGGCGGTGCGCCCAAGATCGAGACCCTGATTTTCAAGGTCACCAATGCTCAGACTGCCCAGACGGAACTGCTCAATGGCGAACTCGATATCGCCGAGCTGTCGTCCTGGAACCAGGCCGATCTGCGCACCTATGAGGACAACGGCGCCAAGATCATCGAGCAGACTGGTGTCGGCGGGCAGTATCTGACGCTCGACAACACCGATAGCCGGCTTGCCGATCCGCGCGTCCGTCAGGCTCTGATCCACGCCATCAACCGCCAGGGCATCGTCGATAGCGTGCTTTATGGCCACGGCATTGTGTTCAATTCCAACGCGCATCCGGATAGCCCATACTACCCGGCCGATCTCGACGCCTATCCCTACGATCCGGCCAAGGCCAAGGAACTGCTGGCGGCTGCTGGCTGGGCTGACACCGATGGCGACGGTGTGCTCGACAAGGATGGCGAGAAGTTCACCTTCACGATCAATTTCCCGGTCGGCAACAAGACGCGTGAACTGTCGGCTCCAATCATCCAGCAGAACCTGCAGGCAGTTGGTATCGACGCGGAGCTGATCTCGGCTGACTTCAACTCGACGCTCGCCATCCTGCAGAACGCCGAAACGCCATTTGATGGCGTGCTGATGGGCGGTACTTTCCGTCCAGGCCAGTACGGTTCTGATCTGTGGTGGGAGCGCCTCGAGCACGATCCGAAATATGTCGAGCTGGCCGCAGCGGTCAATTCGACGGTGGATGACGGCGAATTGCGTGTCGCGGTTGGCGCCTGGCTTCGCGAGGTCAACAACGAGGCCGTACGTGTCTGGCTCTACATCCCCAACAAGGGATACGCGCTGAGCCCGCGCGTCACCAACTACACCTCGATCCCCTACGAGACTTTCGCTGGCATCGAGAACTGGACGGTCGCCGAGTAG
- a CDS encoding substrate-binding domain-containing protein: MNKTLVLATAAFALMSSTAFAETFKIGLSNGWVGSEWRTQMIEEAQAAAAAWKEKGVDVELVIQSSDVDVQGQIGAVRNMINEGVNAIIINPNSPTAFDPIFSQAKEAGILVIATDAEVSSPDAIYVGIDQTEYGRKGCQWLADTLGDKGNVVTINGVAGHPANEMRAAGCNEVLAKYPDIKIVNAANANWDQAQGQQTMQNLLATYPDINGVYVQDGMAAGAWRAIEAAGKTADIAATGEVRKDFLDIWSAGKYNSAASVNPPGVMASALNVAVLELQGNEFKDGIFGGVYGNAVFLDIPFIDNANLADALKAAEGKPGHWSVTQVLSADDAKARFFK, from the coding sequence ATGAACAAGACCCTAGTTCTTGCGACTGCTGCGTTCGCACTGATGAGCAGCACTGCATTTGCTGAAACATTCAAGATCGGCCTCAGCAATGGCTGGGTTGGATCGGAGTGGCGTACGCAGATGATCGAAGAGGCGCAGGCCGCCGCTGCTGCATGGAAAGAAAAGGGCGTGGACGTCGAGCTGGTTATCCAAAGCTCGGACGTGGACGTTCAGGGCCAGATCGGCGCCGTACGCAACATGATCAATGAAGGCGTCAACGCCATCATCATCAACCCAAACAGCCCGACCGCTTTCGATCCGATCTTCTCGCAGGCCAAGGAAGCGGGCATTCTGGTCATCGCGACCGACGCCGAAGTCTCCTCGCCAGACGCCATCTATGTCGGCATCGACCAGACTGAATACGGCCGCAAGGGCTGCCAGTGGCTTGCTGATACGCTTGGCGACAAAGGCAATGTCGTGACCATCAATGGCGTTGCGGGCCACCCGGCCAACGAAATGCGCGCTGCTGGTTGCAACGAAGTTCTGGCCAAGTACCCAGACATCAAGATCGTCAACGCTGCCAATGCCAACTGGGATCAGGCACAGGGTCAGCAGACCATGCAAAACCTCCTCGCCACCTATCCAGACATCAACGGCGTTTACGTGCAGGACGGCATGGCTGCCGGTGCATGGCGCGCCATTGAAGCCGCTGGCAAGACTGCCGACATTGCGGCAACCGGCGAAGTGCGCAAGGACTTCCTCGATATCTGGTCGGCCGGCAAGTACAACTCGGCAGCTTCCGTGAACCCACCCGGCGTGATGGCTTCGGCTCTCAACGTTGCCGTGCTTGAGCTGCAGGGCAATGAGTTCAAGGACGGCATCTTTGGCGGCGTCTATGGCAATGCCGTGTTCCTTGACATTCCGTTCATCGACAACGCCAACCTCGCCGATGCGCTCAAGGCTGCCGAAGGCAAGCCCGGCCACTGGTCGGTAACGCAGGTACTGTCGGCTGACGACGCCAAGGCCCGCTTCTTCAAGTAA
- a CDS encoding sugar ABC transporter ATP-binding protein translates to MSPVLEARNITKRFGAVTALSDGSLIVEAGEIHALLGANGCGKSTLSKVIAGTVAANSGVLRFNGQDIAPKSPRDAEALGIALFYQELSLVPQLTVADNIFLGHERKSGAGFVDTKQLRADTDALLQRFSGVAGKGFSADAPVSTLSPDQRQIVEILKVLARKPKLIIFDESTAALDRRQVDVFFDILKGLKADGVSSIFISHRMDEIFAICDRITVMRNGATVTTLTTAETDREAVVHAMVGELVVPERFAKTSAVAAEPRLVVSNVSSRGLDDVTFNVRPGEILGLGGLQGQGQSAVLRGLFGADPLKGGSVVLDGKTLTLRKPADAIRAGLAYVSGDRGRDAAFHGRSIFENIAAASLVKERRRLVWPSQLKQRFTEAAAALNTKYDGLEAPIGSLSGGNQQKIFISRWLATNSQVLLFDDPTKGIDLAAKADFFALARGLADQGASIIFYASEDNELLSLCDRILVFNSGAISAELTGDTLTAFHLTNAAYGKAA, encoded by the coding sequence ATGAGCCCCGTTCTTGAAGCTCGAAACATCACCAAACGTTTCGGCGCGGTCACCGCCTTGTCCGATGGCAGCCTGATCGTCGAAGCAGGCGAAATTCATGCGCTGCTCGGGGCCAATGGCTGCGGCAAGTCCACGCTGTCCAAGGTGATCGCCGGGACGGTGGCTGCCAATTCGGGTGTGTTACGTTTCAACGGTCAGGACATTGCACCTAAAAGCCCGCGTGACGCGGAGGCGCTGGGTATCGCCCTGTTTTATCAAGAGCTTTCGCTGGTGCCGCAGCTGACGGTGGCCGACAATATTTTCCTAGGCCATGAGCGCAAGAGCGGCGCCGGCTTTGTCGACACCAAGCAACTCCGCGCCGATACCGATGCGTTGCTGCAGCGGTTTTCCGGCGTGGCGGGCAAGGGTTTTTCGGCCGATGCACCGGTTTCGACCCTGTCACCGGATCAGCGCCAGATCGTTGAAATTCTTAAGGTTTTGGCGCGCAAGCCCAAGCTGATCATTTTCGATGAATCGACCGCTGCGCTGGATCGTCGCCAGGTCGACGTGTTCTTCGACATTCTCAAGGGCCTCAAGGCTGATGGCGTGTCGAGCATTTTCATCTCACATCGCATGGACGAGATTTTCGCCATCTGCGACCGGATCACCGTGATGCGCAACGGCGCGACCGTGACCACGCTGACGACCGCCGAAACCGACCGCGAGGCTGTGGTGCATGCCATGGTTGGCGAACTTGTCGTGCCCGAGCGCTTCGCCAAGACATCGGCGGTTGCGGCCGAACCGCGTCTTGTGGTCAGCAATGTCTCCAGTCGCGGGCTGGACGATGTGACCTTCAATGTCCGTCCCGGCGAAATCCTGGGCCTCGGCGGGCTGCAGGGGCAGGGCCAGTCGGCGGTGCTCCGTGGTCTGTTTGGCGCCGATCCGCTCAAAGGCGGCAGCGTCGTGCTTGATGGCAAGACGTTGACCCTGCGCAAGCCGGCTGACGCAATCCGCGCGGGCCTTGCCTATGTGTCGGGCGACCGGGGCCGCGATGCGGCATTCCATGGCCGGTCGATCTTTGAAAACATCGCCGCGGCGAGCCTTGTCAAAGAGCGCCGCCGCTTGGTCTGGCCAAGCCAGCTCAAGCAGCGCTTCACCGAAGCTGCCGCTGCGCTCAATACCAAATATGACGGGCTCGAAGCGCCGATTGGCTCGCTGTCGGGCGGCAACCAGCAGAAGATTTTTATCTCGCGCTGGCTGGCGACCAATTCGCAGGTGCTGCTGTTTGATGATCCGACCAAGGGCATCGATCTGGCGGCCAAGGCCGATTTCTTCGCGCTGGCCCGCGGCCTCGCCGATCAGGGCGCGAGCATCATTTTCTATGCGTCGGAAGACAATGAATTGCTCAGCCTCTGCGACCGCATTCTGGTGTTCAACAGCGGCGCCATTTCGGCCGAGCTGACGGGCGACACCCTCACCGCATTCCACCTGACCAACGCAGCTTATGGGAAAGCGGCATGA
- a CDS encoding ABC transporter permease — MTLFRNRLWLVTLAALIALFVVNWILQPNLVTPNVLKSNLTVFLPIVLVAIGQTYVILGGDIDLSVGSIVALVNVVTVSVIAAVGGGSTGVLLGMGAGIVTGALCGVVNGLLISGLRFQPIVTTFATGIIFGGLALLVLPTAGLPVPAEYWRTYGGYVFGLPTVLWIFIGSLIAIAIISRRAFFKHLSAAGGQRTAAFQTGLKVGQIRVMAYVLCGLFAAVAALCLTGETASGDPLMGRMLALSSISAVVLGGTALSGGSGSAFGSVLGALVLGMIGNVIFFAGLPFDYQTLIQGLITLLALAGGVLVSRR, encoded by the coding sequence ATGACACTCTTCCGCAATCGCCTCTGGCTCGTCACTCTCGCCGCCCTCATCGCGCTCTTCGTGGTGAACTGGATTTTGCAGCCCAATCTGGTCACGCCAAATGTGTTGAAGTCCAACCTGACGGTATTCCTCCCCATCGTGCTGGTCGCGATAGGACAGACCTATGTCATCCTTGGCGGCGATATCGACCTGTCGGTCGGGTCCATCGTGGCGCTGGTCAATGTCGTGACCGTTTCGGTGATCGCCGCCGTCGGTGGCGGCTCCACCGGCGTGTTGCTGGGCATGGGCGCGGGCATTGTCACCGGTGCACTGTGCGGCGTGGTCAATGGCCTGCTGATTTCAGGCCTGCGCTTCCAGCCCATCGTTACCACCTTTGCCACCGGCATTATCTTTGGCGGCCTGGCACTGCTCGTCCTGCCCACGGCGGGTCTGCCGGTTCCGGCGGAATACTGGCGCACCTATGGCGGCTATGTATTTGGCCTGCCGACAGTGTTGTGGATTTTCATCGGCAGCCTGATCGCCATTGCAATCATCAGCCGCCGCGCTTTCTTCAAGCATCTGTCGGCCGCTGGCGGGCAGCGCACTGCCGCGTTCCAGACCGGTCTCAAGGTCGGGCAGATCCGCGTCATGGCCTATGTGCTGTGCGGGTTGTTCGCCGCTGTGGCCGCGCTGTGCCTGACCGGCGAAACCGCAAGTGGCGACCCGCTGATGGGCCGCATGCTGGCGCTGTCGTCTATCTCGGCCGTGGTGCTTGGCGGAACGGCGCTTTCGGGCGGCTCGGGCAGTGCGTTCGGCTCAGTGCTGGGCGCCCTCGTGCTCGGCATGATCGGCAATGTGATCTTCTTTGCCGGCCTGCCATTTGACTATCAAACGCTCATCCAAGGCCTCATCACCCTGCTCGCACTTGCGGGTGGTGTGTTGGTTTCCCGTCGCTAA
- a CDS encoding ABC transporter permease: MNRAKLLLTNPLILATLSILALLAMGEALSPGFARGDQIVRLLTVSAILGIVAAGQSLVVIGGREGIDLSVGAMISLGAVLAGNVMSGSDGGILPAILVAGGATFIVGLVNGLGVTFLRIPPLVMTLGMTGVVQGGLIVLSRGIPSGNAAPSLMSFVNRPLMLGIPGILWLWALVGVAMWFLLRRTQLGYAIYAMGSNERAAELTGLPVRLIRTLLYGLSGLMAGITGAVVIGYTGNSFVSVGDQYVLPSVIAVVIGGISLAGGSGNYFGVMLGAIALTLLQSVLITLQMEFWGRQLIFGGVLLLLMLLYGRTKQLRV; this comes from the coding sequence ATGAACCGCGCAAAACTCCTTCTGACCAATCCGCTGATCCTGGCGACCCTGTCCATCCTCGCCCTGTTGGCGATGGGCGAAGCGCTGTCGCCCGGCTTTGCCAGGGGTGACCAGATTGTCCGTCTGCTGACCGTGTCGGCCATTCTCGGCATCGTCGCGGCAGGACAGAGCCTTGTCGTGATCGGCGGCCGCGAAGGCATCGATCTGTCGGTGGGCGCCATGATTTCGCTTGGCGCCGTGCTGGCTGGCAATGTGATGTCCGGCAGCGATGGTGGCATCCTGCCTGCCATCCTCGTGGCGGGTGGCGCCACGTTTATCGTCGGCCTCGTCAACGGGCTCGGCGTGACCTTCCTGCGCATTCCGCCACTGGTGATGACGCTGGGCATGACCGGCGTGGTGCAGGGCGGCCTGATCGTGCTGTCGCGCGGCATTCCATCCGGCAATGCGGCGCCGTCACTGATGAGCTTCGTCAATCGTCCACTCATGCTCGGCATCCCCGGTATCCTGTGGCTCTGGGCCCTAGTTGGCGTGGCGATGTGGTTCCTGCTGCGCCGCACCCAGCTCGGCTACGCGATCTACGCGATGGGCTCCAACGAGCGCGCTGCCGAACTCACCGGCCTGCCGGTTCGCCTGATCCGCACGCTGCTCTATGGCCTGTCTGGCCTGATGGCGGGCATTACCGGCGCCGTGGTGATCGGCTATACCGGCAACAGCTTTGTCTCGGTGGGCGATCAATATGTGCTGCCATCGGTGATTGCCGTGGTGATTGGCGGTATCTCGCTGGCCGGCGGTTCGGGCAACTATTTCGGCGTCATGCTGGGCGCTATTGCCCTGACGCTGCTGCAGAGCGTGCTGATCACGCTCCAGATGGAGTTCTGGGGTCGACAGCTGATCTTTGGCGGCGTCCTGCTTCTGCTGATGCTGCTCTACGGTCGCACCAAGCAGCTGCGCGTCTGA
- a CDS encoding LacI family DNA-binding transcriptional regulator, whose protein sequence is MTTIRKVAEIAGVSIATVSRTLAHPDRVRKETRDLVLEAVRAVGFVPNQQAVSFRQRSTKNVVLLVRDITNPFYLEIYRGIEELAFANGYRVLMGDARGDDTRVLRYVDMVRNRQADGLILMMGWLPAALTDANMPTTVVALEILADYDFPSVSVDNRKGARIAVEHLLSLGHRRIAYIGGPSRLMMSTDRYQGYVDALAAAGIAPEADLILEGDFHLASGRAAVRQLHDRHVDYTAIFCTNDEMAVGAVNELRALGLHVPTDVSVIGFDDVDFALSSDPPLTSVRQPRLEVGRRAMQMMVDLLAGKELSSRLHEADVELVVRSSTAPVNTKKA, encoded by the coding sequence ATGACAACAATTCGTAAGGTTGCAGAGATCGCCGGCGTCTCGATCGCCACGGTCTCGCGAACACTCGCGCATCCAGACCGGGTGCGGAAGGAAACGCGGGACCTAGTGCTGGAGGCCGTTCGAGCGGTTGGCTTCGTGCCAAACCAGCAGGCGGTGTCGTTCCGCCAGCGCTCCACCAAGAACGTGGTGCTGCTGGTGCGCGACATCACCAACCCGTTCTATCTCGAGATCTATCGTGGCATCGAAGAGCTGGCCTTCGCCAATGGCTATCGCGTGCTGATGGGCGACGCGCGCGGCGATGACACCCGCGTGCTGCGCTATGTCGATATGGTGCGCAATCGCCAGGCCGATGGGCTGATCCTGATGATGGGCTGGCTGCCGGCCGCTTTGACCGACGCCAATATGCCCACGACCGTCGTCGCGCTGGAAATTCTGGCCGATTACGATTTCCCCTCCGTCTCGGTCGACAACCGCAAGGGCGCGCGGATTGCCGTCGAGCATCTGCTGTCGCTCGGGCATCGCCGCATCGCCTATATCGGCGGCCCGTCGCGCCTGATGATGTCGACGGACCGCTATCAGGGCTATGTCGACGCGCTCGCCGCCGCAGGGATCGCCCCCGAAGCCGACCTCATCCTTGAGGGCGATTTCCACCTTGCCTCGGGCCGCGCCGCGGTCCGCCAGCTGCATGACCGGCACGTCGACTACACCGCCATATTCTGCACCAACGACGAAATGGCAGTCGGCGCGGTCAATGAACTGCGGGCCCTCGGCCTGCACGTGCCGACCGATGTTTCCGTCATCGGCTTCGACGATGTCGATTTCGCCCTGTCATCGGATCCACCGCTCACCTCGGTGCGCCAGCCCCGGCTCGAAGTGGGTCGCCGCGCCATGCAGATGATGGTCGATCTGCTGGCGGGCAAAGAACTTTCCAGTCGCCTCCACGAGGCCGACGTGGAGCTCGTCGTGCGGTCCAGTACCGCCCCCGTCAATACCAAGAAAGCATAG